One window from the genome of Oncorhynchus gorbuscha isolate QuinsamMale2020 ecotype Even-year linkage group LG14, OgorEven_v1.0, whole genome shotgun sequence encodes:
- the LOC123994827 gene encoding protein MB21D2 isoform X1 yields MAAPALTSRAGSVNSLGNSPTATPSSTNNNNKIIPNYPELDFRSGARIEDLNRLILEFSKHDQREYDDQRALEIHTAKDFIFSMLGMVQKLDQKLPVANEYLLLSGGVREGVVDMDLDELSVYARGTDYDMDFTLLVPALKLHDRNQPVTLDMRHSALCHSWLSLRLFDEGTINKWKDCCTVVDHINGATNYFFSPTLVADWFYESISVVLVEIQKKPQRGMPRVEKVERNGTIISVILGVGSSRMLYDIVPVVSFKGWPAVAQSWLMENHFWDGKITEEEVISGFYLVPACSHKGRKENEWRLSFARSEVQLKKCISASLMQAYQACKAIIIKLLSRPKAISPYHLRSMMLWACDRLPATYLSQEDFSAHFLLGLIDDLQNCLVNKMCPNYFIPQCNMLEHLSDEMAMLHARKLSSVRSDPAEHLRTTIEHAKAANRLTLELHWRGSASNLPSPQSDAGGEHQPDDRLAKKLQQLVTENPGKSISVFINPDDVTRPHFRIDDKFF; encoded by the exons ATGGCGGCCCCTGCGCTAACCAGCCGGGCTGGGTCCGTAAATAGCTTGGGAAACAGCCCCACTGCGACTCCCAGCTCCACGAACAATAACAACAAGATCATCCCAAACTACCCCGAGCTCGATTTCAGGTCCGGTGCCAGAATCGAGGATTTGAACCGATTGATTCTGGAATTTAGTAAGCACGATCAGCGAGAATATGACGACCAGCGAGCGCTCGAGATTCACACCGCCAAGGATTTCATTTTCTCCATGCTCG GTATGGTGCAGAAATTGGACCAGAAGCTCCCTGTGGCCAACGAGTACCTGCTGCTGTCAGGTGGTGTGCGGGAGGGCGTGGTCGACATGGACCTAGACGAGCTGAGTGTTTACGCCCGTGGCACCGACTATGACATGGACTTTACCCTCCTCGTGCCTGCGCTCAAGCTGCACGACCGCAACCAGCCGGTCACTCTGGACATGCGCCACTCAGCCCTGTGCCACTCGTGGCTGAGCCTGCGCCTCTTCGACGAGGGCACCATCAACAAGTGGAAGGACTGCTGCACAGTGGTAGACCACATCAATGGCGCCACCAACTACTTCTTCTCACCCACACTGGTGGCTGACTGGTTCTACGAGTCCATCAGCGTGGTCCTGGTAGAGATCCAGAAGAAGCCCCAGCGCGGCATGCCCCGCGTGGAGAAGGTGGAGCGGAACGGCACAATCATCTCCGTCATCCTGGGCGTGGGCAGCAGCCGCATGCTCTATGACATCGTGCCTGTGGTCTCCTTCAAGGGATGGCCAGCGGTGGCCCAGAGCTGGCTGATGGAGAACCACTTCTGGGACGGCAAGATCACAGAGGAGGAAGTGATCAGCGGCTTCTACCTGGTGCCTGCCTGCTCCCACAAGGGCCGTAAGGAGAATGAGTGGCGCCTATCTTTCGCCCGCAGCGAAGTGCAGCTCAAGAAGTGCATCTCGGCCAGCCTGATGCAGGCCTACCAGGCGTGCAAGGCCATCATTATCAAGCTGCTGTCAAGGCCCAAGGCCATCAGCCCCTACCACCTGCGCAGCATGATGTTGTGGGCCTGCGATCGGCTCCCCGCCACCTACCTGTCCCAGGAAGACTTTTCAGCCCACTTCCTGCTAGGCCTCATTGACGACCTGCAGAACTGCCTGGTCAACAAGATGTGCCCCAACTACTTCATCCCACAGTGCAACATGCTAGAGCACCTGTCGGACGAGATGGCCATGCTCCACGCCCGCAAGCTCAGCTCGGTGCGCTCCGACCCGGCCGAGCACCTGCGCACTACCATTGAGCACGCCAAGGCGGCCAACcgactgaccctggaactgcaTTGGCGCGGCAGTGCCTCAAACCTGCCGTCACCACAGTCGGACGCGGGCGGCGAGCACCAGCCGGATGACCGCTTGGCTAAGAAGCTGCAGCAGCTGGTGACAGAGAACCCTGGAAAGTCCATCTCGGTGTTCATCAACCCCGATGACGTGACGCGGCCGCACTTCCGCATCGACGACAAGTTTTTCTGA
- the LOC123994827 gene encoding protein MB21D2 isoform X2 yields the protein MVQKLDQKLPVANEYLLLSGGVREGVVDMDLDELSVYARGTDYDMDFTLLVPALKLHDRNQPVTLDMRHSALCHSWLSLRLFDEGTINKWKDCCTVVDHINGATNYFFSPTLVADWFYESISVVLVEIQKKPQRGMPRVEKVERNGTIISVILGVGSSRMLYDIVPVVSFKGWPAVAQSWLMENHFWDGKITEEEVISGFYLVPACSHKGRKENEWRLSFARSEVQLKKCISASLMQAYQACKAIIIKLLSRPKAISPYHLRSMMLWACDRLPATYLSQEDFSAHFLLGLIDDLQNCLVNKMCPNYFIPQCNMLEHLSDEMAMLHARKLSSVRSDPAEHLRTTIEHAKAANRLTLELHWRGSASNLPSPQSDAGGEHQPDDRLAKKLQQLVTENPGKSISVFINPDDVTRPHFRIDDKFF from the coding sequence ATGGTGCAGAAATTGGACCAGAAGCTCCCTGTGGCCAACGAGTACCTGCTGCTGTCAGGTGGTGTGCGGGAGGGCGTGGTCGACATGGACCTAGACGAGCTGAGTGTTTACGCCCGTGGCACCGACTATGACATGGACTTTACCCTCCTCGTGCCTGCGCTCAAGCTGCACGACCGCAACCAGCCGGTCACTCTGGACATGCGCCACTCAGCCCTGTGCCACTCGTGGCTGAGCCTGCGCCTCTTCGACGAGGGCACCATCAACAAGTGGAAGGACTGCTGCACAGTGGTAGACCACATCAATGGCGCCACCAACTACTTCTTCTCACCCACACTGGTGGCTGACTGGTTCTACGAGTCCATCAGCGTGGTCCTGGTAGAGATCCAGAAGAAGCCCCAGCGCGGCATGCCCCGCGTGGAGAAGGTGGAGCGGAACGGCACAATCATCTCCGTCATCCTGGGCGTGGGCAGCAGCCGCATGCTCTATGACATCGTGCCTGTGGTCTCCTTCAAGGGATGGCCAGCGGTGGCCCAGAGCTGGCTGATGGAGAACCACTTCTGGGACGGCAAGATCACAGAGGAGGAAGTGATCAGCGGCTTCTACCTGGTGCCTGCCTGCTCCCACAAGGGCCGTAAGGAGAATGAGTGGCGCCTATCTTTCGCCCGCAGCGAAGTGCAGCTCAAGAAGTGCATCTCGGCCAGCCTGATGCAGGCCTACCAGGCGTGCAAGGCCATCATTATCAAGCTGCTGTCAAGGCCCAAGGCCATCAGCCCCTACCACCTGCGCAGCATGATGTTGTGGGCCTGCGATCGGCTCCCCGCCACCTACCTGTCCCAGGAAGACTTTTCAGCCCACTTCCTGCTAGGCCTCATTGACGACCTGCAGAACTGCCTGGTCAACAAGATGTGCCCCAACTACTTCATCCCACAGTGCAACATGCTAGAGCACCTGTCGGACGAGATGGCCATGCTCCACGCCCGCAAGCTCAGCTCGGTGCGCTCCGACCCGGCCGAGCACCTGCGCACTACCATTGAGCACGCCAAGGCGGCCAACcgactgaccctggaactgcaTTGGCGCGGCAGTGCCTCAAACCTGCCGTCACCACAGTCGGACGCGGGCGGCGAGCACCAGCCGGATGACCGCTTGGCTAAGAAGCTGCAGCAGCTGGTGACAGAGAACCCTGGAAAGTCCATCTCGGTGTTCATCAACCCCGATGACGTGACGCGGCCGCACTTCCGCATCGACGACAAGTTTTTCTGA